Genomic window (Streptomyces liliiviolaceus):
AACACGGTGGTGCTGAAGCCCGCCGAGACGACCCCCCTGTCCGCCCTGTTCTTCGCGGACATCTGCCGCCAGGCGGGCCTGCCCAAGGGCGTCGTCAACATCCTGCCGGGATACGGCGACGCGGGCGCGGCGCTCGTCGAGCACCCGGACGTGAACAAGGTGGCCTTCACCGGCTCAACCGCCGTCGGCAAGGCCATCGCCCGCCAGGTGGCGGGCACGGCCAAGAAGGTCACGCTCGAACTGGGCGGCAAGGGCGCGAACATCGTCTTCGACGACGCCCCGATCGACCAGGCCGTCGAGGGCATCGTCACGGGCATCTTCTTCAACCAGGGCCAGGTCTGCTGCGCGGGCTCGCGGCTCCTTGTCCAGGAGTCGATCCACGACGAGCTGCTGGACTCCCTCAAGCGCAGGCTCTCGACGCTGCGTCTGGGCGACCCACTCGACAAGAACACCGACATCGGCGCGATCAACAGCGCCGAGCAGCTCGCCCGGATCTCCTCGCTCGTCGAGCAGGGCGAGGCGGAGGGCGCCGAGCGCTGGTCACCGTCCTGCGAACTGCCGTCGTCGGGCTACTGGTTCGCCCCGACGCTCTTCACGAACGTCACCCAGGCGCACACCGTCGCCCGCGACGAGATCTTCGGCCCGGTCCTGTCCGTCCTCACCTTCCGCACCCCGGACGAGGCGGTCGCGAAGGCCAACAACAGCCAGTACGGCCTCTCGGCGGGCATCTGGACCGAGAAGGGTTCCCGGATCCTGGCGGTCGCGAGCAAGCTGCGCGCGGGTGTCATCTGGTCCAACACGTTCAACAAGTTCGATCCGACCTCGCCGTTCGGCGGCTACAAGGAGTCGGGCTACGGCCGCGAGGGCGGTCGCCACGGCCTGGAGGCGTACCTCGATGTCTGACAAGCCGAAGAACACCGAGAAGGCCAAGCAGGCCGAACAGGCCGCGCCGCGGCGCCTGAGCGTCTTCAAGACCTACAAGCTGTACGTCGGCGGGAAGTTCCCGCGTTCCGAGAGCGGCCGGGTGTACGAGGTGACCGACTCGAAGGGCACATGGCTGGCCAACGCGCCGCGTGCGAGCCGCAAGGACGCCCGTGACGCGGTCGTCGCCGCCCGCAAGGCGTTCGGCGGCTGGTCCGGCGCGACCGCGTACAACCGCGGCCAGGTCCTCTACCGCGTCGCGGAGATGCTGGAGGGCCGCAGGGACCAGTTCGTACGGGAGGTCTCGGAAGCGGAGGGTCTCTCGAAGTCCCGGGCCGCCGCCCAGGTGGACGCGGCGATCGACCGCTGGGTCTGGTACGCGGGCTGGACCGACAAGATCGCCCAGGTCGTCGGCGGCGGGAACCCGGTGGCGGGCCCGTACTTCAACCTCTCGTCCCCCGAACCGACGGGTGTGGTGACGGTCCTCGCCCCGCAGGAGTCGTCGTTCCTCGGGCTGGTCTCGGTGCTCGCCCCGGTGATCGCGACCGGCAACACGGCGGTCGTCATCGCGAGCGAGAGGTCCCCGCTCCCCGCGCTGTCGCTGGGCGAGGTCCTGGCGACCTCGGACGTCCCGGGCGGCGTGGTGAATATCCTCACCGGCGGTACGGCTGAGATCGCGGCCCCGCTCGCCGCCCACCAGGACGTCAACGCGATCGACCTGGCCGGCGCCGACGAGGCACTCGCGAAGGAACTGGAGATCGCGGCGGCCGACAACCTCAAGCGCGTCGTCCGTCCACAGCCTGTGGATTACTTCGCCACGCCCGGCACGGACCGCCTGACGGCCTTCCTGGAGACGAAGACGGTCTGGCACCCCACGGGAGCGCTGGGCGCGTCGGGCTCGTCCTACTAGACCGCCGACGCAAGAGAACGGTTCGGCCCCCATACGGAGAGCCGCGCATCCCCACCGTCCGGGGGAGGCGCGGCTCTCTCTCGCCCGCACAGGGGCTCATGGGCGCTCGCGGTTCAGGCGCCCAGCAGTGTCGTCACCTGGCCCAGCACCGGGACGCTGCCCAGCGACTGGGCCTGCGCGACCGGCGCCGTCAGCATGGTCGTCGCCATCGGCGGGAAGTCGGCGATCTGGGTGCCGAGCCCGTTGTCGAGCGGGTCGACGCCCGTGCCGGCCAGCGGGTTGGGCTTCAGGTCCGCGACCGGACCGGTCACGTAACCGACCGTCCCGGTCAGTGCCTGCAGCCCGGCCTGCGGGTCGACGGTGCCCAGCGAGGTCGGGCGCGTACGGATCACGTCGACCACGGGGTCGGTGTCCGCGGCCGCCGCGGTCGCGCCCGCGCCGACCGCGATCCCCGCGGTGGTGAGGGCCAGCAACGCGCGCCGGGCGGTCGGGTTCTGGTAGGCCGTGTGTCGTGCCATCGCTGCTGCCACCTTCTGATGCGCTGAGTAATCAGGTCGACACGTAGGGTAGTTGAGGGGTGACGTGCGTTCCAAAGGCGACCCGCGGGCTCGGCCGGGAGCGGATGATGCCGCACACTGGTGTCTCGTGAGTTCCCCTCTTCCGAATTCCCCGGCAACCGCACGTGTCGTACTGCTGTGCGGCCCCTCCGGCTCCGGCAAGTCCCTTCTCGCGGCCCGCTCCGGCCTTCCGGTGCTGCGGCTCGACGACTTCTACAAGGAGGGCCACGACCCGACGCTGCCGCAGGTGGCGGGGAGTTCGGACATCGACTGGGACCACCCGCTGTCCTGGGACGCGGACGCGGCCGTCGCGGCGATCGCGGAGCTGTGCGGGACGGGGCGTACGAGCGTTCCCGTGTACGACATTTCGCTGAGCGCGCGTACGGGTGCCGAGACCGTCGACTTCGAGGGGACCCCGGTCTTCATCGCCGAGGGCATCTTCGCGGCGGAGATAGTGGAGCGGTGCCGGGAAGCGGGGCTGCTGGCCGACGCGCTCTGTCTGAGCCGGGGGGCCGTGACGACGTTCCGGCGGCGGTTCCTGCGGGATCTTCGCGAGGGCCGGAAGTCCGTACCGTTCCTTCTTCGGCGGGGGTGGCGGCTGATGCGGGACGAGCGGACGATCGTGTCGCGGCAGACCGCGCTCGGGGCGTACGCGTGTGATCGCGACGAGGCGCTGGCGCGGCTTGCCTCGGCGTCCCGCTCCTCGGCGTGTCGCTCCGCGGCGTCTCGCTCCGCGGCGGAGGTCGTGGATGACGTGCGGGTGAGTGGGGGCTGAGCTCGCGCAGTTCCCCGCGCCCCTTAAAAGCGAAAGACTGCGCCGTTCCCCGCGCCCCTCAAGGGCGAAAGACTGCGCCGTTGCCCGCGGCCCTGGCGGCGGAAGCAAAAAGCAGCGGGGCCGGTTGGGCCCCCCGGCCCTTCCGGTCCCGCTGCTCTTCGTGCTCCCCCGTGGTCCCCCCGGACCCCGTTGCTCCCCCGAGCCGTCCGTCACCTCCCCCGAAGTGACGAACTTTCCCCGTGCTGTCCGACGCCTCCCCCCGGAGTGACGGACATTCCCCCCACAGCCTTCAGGCGACAAGCTCCCCGAAGGACTCCTCCTCGTCACGGCCGAAGCTGAGGACGTCGTCCTCGCGCAGCCGGCGGAGCGACCGCCAGATGCTGGACTTCACCGTGCCG
Coding sequences:
- a CDS encoding aldehyde dehydrogenase family protein — protein: MASATPSATASAFEYAPAPESRSVVDIAPSYGLFIDGEFTEAADGKVFKTVSPSTEEVLSEIARAGEADVDRAVKAARRAFEKWSALPGSERAKYLFRIARIIQERSRELAVLETLDNGKPIKETRDADLPLVAAHFFYYAGWADKLDHAGFGANPRPLGVAGQVIPWNFPLLMLAWKIAPALATGNTVVLKPAETTPLSALFFADICRQAGLPKGVVNILPGYGDAGAALVEHPDVNKVAFTGSTAVGKAIARQVAGTAKKVTLELGGKGANIVFDDAPIDQAVEGIVTGIFFNQGQVCCAGSRLLVQESIHDELLDSLKRRLSTLRLGDPLDKNTDIGAINSAEQLARISSLVEQGEAEGAERWSPSCELPSSGYWFAPTLFTNVTQAHTVARDEIFGPVLSVLTFRTPDEAVAKANNSQYGLSAGIWTEKGSRILAVASKLRAGVIWSNTFNKFDPTSPFGGYKESGYGREGGRHGLEAYLDV
- a CDS encoding aldehyde dehydrogenase family protein, with the translated sequence MSDKPKNTEKAKQAEQAAPRRLSVFKTYKLYVGGKFPRSESGRVYEVTDSKGTWLANAPRASRKDARDAVVAARKAFGGWSGATAYNRGQVLYRVAEMLEGRRDQFVREVSEAEGLSKSRAAAQVDAAIDRWVWYAGWTDKIAQVVGGGNPVAGPYFNLSSPEPTGVVTVLAPQESSFLGLVSVLAPVIATGNTAVVIASERSPLPALSLGEVLATSDVPGGVVNILTGGTAEIAAPLAAHQDVNAIDLAGADEALAKELEIAAADNLKRVVRPQPVDYFATPGTDRLTAFLETKTVWHPTGALGASGSSY
- a CDS encoding uridine kinase produces the protein MSSPLPNSPATARVVLLCGPSGSGKSLLAARSGLPVLRLDDFYKEGHDPTLPQVAGSSDIDWDHPLSWDADAAVAAIAELCGTGRTSVPVYDISLSARTGAETVDFEGTPVFIAEGIFAAEIVERCREAGLLADALCLSRGAVTTFRRRFLRDLREGRKSVPFLLRRGWRLMRDERTIVSRQTALGAYACDRDEALARLASASRSSACRSAASRSAAEVVDDVRVSGG